The genomic interval TGGGCGTCTCGGTCGCCACGGGCCCGGACTGGATCGAGATCCGGCCCGGCACGCCCCGTCCCACCGAGATCGCGACGCACGGCGACCACCGCATGGCGATGTCGTTCGCGGTGACGTCACTGCACACGGCGCCGGGCATGACCTTCGACGACCCCGGATGCGTACGGAAGACCTTCCCGGACTTCCACGAGGCCTTCGCGGCGCTTCAGCGAACCTGGTAGCGCTAGGGGGTGTCCCCTAGACGCAGACGCCGCCCACTCCCATGCACCACAATCGACCCTTCACTCACGCATCAACAGAACCAGGGGCCAGCGATGTTCTGGGCGGGCAAGCAGGGGCAGCAGGGGAAGCGGCGGGCGCGGCGGCAGGGAGCGGCCGTCGCCGTGGCCGGAGTCGTGTTCGCTGGCGCGGTCGCGTGCGGCGGCAGTAACAGCGGCACCGACAAGGACGGCAAGAACGACGGGAAGCCGGACGGCACGCCCACTGCCAGTGCCGGCAAGGCCGCGAGCGGGCCCAAGCCGCTCACCGAGGCCCAGCTCACCGCCGCCGCGTTCACCGACGGCGAGAGTGTCGGCAAGTACACCGCCTCCGAGTTCACCCTCGGCGGGCCCAACGGCGAGGAATACACCGCCGACCCCGCCGTCTGCCAGCCCTTCGTCAGCCTCGCCGACGAAGTCACCGACTACGAACTCAGGACCGAGGTCAACCGCAGGGTCGACGTCCCCGACGAAATGCTCGGCCTGACCGTCTCCGTCCAGCTCCGTTCGTACGCGAACGGCGACGCCGCCCGCGTCATGAAGGACGTCGCCAAGGCCGGCAAGGAATGCGCCGACGGGTTCACCGAGGAGCGGGCCATCGCCAAGGGCAAGTACCTCAAGGTCGAGCCCGTCAAGGCGCCCGACTTCGGCGACGGGGCGGACGAGGCAAGGGCGTACCACTTCACGATTCTCGACGTGAAGGGGAAGCTGAAGCTCCACGAGTACCTGACCGTCGTACGCGCCGGCTCGGCCACCCTCTCCTTCCGCGGCGAGATCATCGACACCAAGGACATCGGGGGAGTGCCGAAGGAGGTCCTGGACGCCCAGTGGGAGAAGTTCGAGGCCGCGGTCGGCACCAAATGATCAGCGGGCTGTCCCTGCTCCTGCGGCACGCGCCGAGCGCCGTCGTCCCCGCACTGCTGGACCGGCTCGACGCCAGGCAGCGGTACGAACTCCTCGCCCTGTACCCACCGGTGCCGCAGACCGTGAACCACGTGCTGTCCCAAGGCGGCAGCCCCCGCGACCGCGTCGCCCTCGCGCGCAACCGGTACAGCGACCGCGCGCTGCTGCTGCGGCTGATGGAGTGCGGGGAGTACGAGGTCGACCGGTCGGTCTACTTCCACCGCCGGACCACAGGCGCGATGCGGCGGGCCATCGCCCCGGCCCCGCACGAGCCCGTGCTCGCCACGCTTGAGCTCGTAGAGCTGCTCAGGGGCCATCAGCGGGTACGGCACGCCCTGCGCATCCTGGACCGGCCGCACGTCCTCGACCCGCACGCACTGCTGAGCGAGCATCGCCGTCGGCCACTGCCGCCCGGCGCCGTCGAGGCGCTCGTCCTGAGCGGCGAGTGCCCGCGCGCAGCCGTGCTCGCACTGCTCGACACCCGCGGCACGCGCACGTACGGCCGCTGGTGGTACCGGCCGGCCGTACGCGCCGTACGCACCGGCGCGATCACCCCCGCCGAACTCGTCCGCCACATGGCCCCCGCCCACCGCACCCTCCTCCTCCCCACCGTCCGGGTACGCGGCGGGCTCCGCTTGAACGACGCGGAGGCAGCCGCCGTACGGGAGGAGACGGGCCGCGTGCTGCACCCCGTCCTCTCCGACCGGATCGAGGACTGGACCGACTTCGGGCGCCGCGCCCACACCTTCGACGGCACGCTGCCCGAACTGGCGGCGGCCACCGGGCACATCAGCACGGGCGGCCCCGAGATCGAGGGACTGAGCAGCGCCCTCCTGGACGCCCTGCCCGTACGCCGCGAACCGTGCTGGGACCCCCTCGCGCGGGCCGACGCGCTCAAGGCCCTCGCCCGGCTCGACACGGACAGTCGGCCCCAGTACCACCTGCGCAAACAGGCTCTGGCGGACGGGCTGCTGACGGGCGACGACATCGTGCTGCACGGCGCCCCCGCCCGCGCTGCCATCGACGAGAAGAGCTGGCTCGGCCATCTCGAACACTTCGACCGGCCGCAAGCAGTCGTCGCCGCCCGCACCCGCACCACCGAGCTCGCCCGCGCCGCGCTCGGCGAGGATCCGGAGGCATGGTGGGCCGTGGCCCGGCGGTTGCCGAAATTCGAAGGTACGTTCCCGGAGTTGCTCGGCCGGGGCTTCCGCGGGGACTCGCTGTCCGCCTGGTGAGCCATTGCGGCAACAATGGGGGGCATGAGCGACAGCCCAGCCCCCCTTGCCGACCCGCACATCGCCTTCGACGCGTCCGAAGGCCGCCGGGACATCGTCGTCCTCGGCTCCACCGGGTCCATCGGCACCCAGGCCATCGACCTGGTGCTCCGCAACCCCGACCGGTTCCGTGTCACCGCGCTCTCCGCGGCCGGCGGCCGGGTCGGGCTGCTCGCCGAGCAGGCGCGGCAGCTGAACGTCCGTACCGTCGCGGTCGCCCGCGAGGACGCCGTGCCCGCCCTGCGCGAGGCGCTGAAGGAGCGGTACGGGAACTCCGGGAGCACAGAGCCCCTCCCCGAGATCCTCGCCGGGCCCGAGGCTGCCACGGAGGTCGCCGCATCCGCATGCCACACCGTCCTCAACGGCATCACCGGATCCATCGGCCTCGCGCCCACCCTCGCCGCCCTCGAAGCCGGCCGCACCCTCGCGCTCGCCAACAAGGAGTCGCTGATCGTCGGCGGCCCCCTCGTGAAGGCGCTCGCCAAGCCCGGCCAGATCATCCCGGTCGACTCCGAGCACGCCGCGCTCTTCCAGGCCCTGGCCGGCGGCACCCGCGCCGACGTCCGCAAGCTCGTCGTCACCGCCTCTGGCGGCCCCTTCCGCGGACGTACGAAGGCGGAGCTGGCGAACGTCACCCGCGAGGACGCCCTCGCGCACCCCACCTGGGCCATGGGCCCGGTGATCACGGTCAATTCGGCCACTCTGGTCAACAAGGGTCTTGAGGTCATCGAGGCGCACCTCCTCTACGACATCCCCTTCGACCGCATCGAGGTCGTCGTCCACCCCCAGTCATACGTTCACTCGATGGTGGAGTTCACGGACGGCTCGACCCTCGCCCAGGCCACCCCGCCCGACATGCGCGGCCCGATCGCCATCGGCATCGGCTGGCCCGAACGCGTCCCGGACGCCGCGCCCGCCTTCGACTGGTCGAAGGCGTCGACCTGGGAGTTCTACCCCCTCGACAACGAAGCTTTCCCCTCCGTGGGACTGGCCCGACATGTCGGTACGCTCGCGGGCACGGCCCCCGCGGTGTTCAATGCCGCGAACGAGGAGTGCGTCGACGCGTTCCTCGCCGGGCGGCTGCCGTTCACAGGAATCGTGGATACGGTCGCCGAAGTCGTGGCCGAGCATGGCACCCCGCGTGCGGGAACCTCGCTCACGGTCGCGGACGTCCTGGAAGCCGAGACCTGGGCACGAGCCCGGGCCCGTGAAATCGCAGCACAGGCAACAGCGGAGGCTCGCGCATGACGACGATCCTGTTGACGGTCCTCGGGATAGTCATCTTCTTTGCGGGGCTGCTCATCTCCATCGCCTGGCACGAGCTCGGTCACCTCTCGACCGCCAAGCTCTTCGGCGTCCGTGTGCCGCAGTACATGGTCGGCTTCGGACCGACCATCTGGTCCCGGCACAAGGGCGAGACGGAGTACGGGATCAAGGCGATCCCGCTCGGCGGCTACATCCGCATGATCGGGATGTTCCCGCCGGGGCCCGACGGCAAGATCGAAGCCCGTTCGACATCCCCGTGGCGCGGCATGATCGAGGACGCCCGCTCGGCGGCGTACGAGGAACTCCAGCCCGGCGACGAGACCCGGCTCTTCTACACGCGCAAGCCGTGGAAGCGCGTGATCGTGATGTTCGCCGGCCCCTTCATGAACCTCATCCTCGCCGTGGCGCTCTTCATCGGCGTGATGATGACGGTCGGCCTGAACCAGCAGACGACCACCGTCGACTCGGTCGTCCCCTGTGTCGTCGCGCAGAGCGAGAACCGCGAGTGCAAGAAGGGCGACCCCGAGTCGCCCGCCAAGGCCGCCGGCCTGCAGAAGGGCGACAAGATCGTCGCCTTCGACGGCAAGCCCGTCGAGGACTGGGCGACGCTGTCGGACCGTATCCGCGACACCATCGGCCCGGCCGCGATCACGGTCGAGCGCGACGGCCAGGAGAAGGTCCTCCAGGCGAAGCTGATCCCCAACAAGGTCGCCAAGAAGGACGCCCAGGGCCAGCCCATCGCCGACCAGTACGTCGAGGCCGGCTACCTCGGCTTCGGCCCCGGCACGGCCGTCGTGCCGCTGTCCTTCACCGACTCGCTGGACCGCATGGGCGTCATGATCGAGTCCGGCGTCCAGTCGCTCATCGACCTGCCCTCCAAGGTCCCCGACCTGTGGAACGCCACCTTCAACGGCGAGGAGCGCAAGGCCGACTCCCCCATGGGCGTGGTCGGCGCGGCCCGCGTAGGCGGCGAGATCCTCGGGCTCGGGCTGCCCATGGAGAACACGATGGGGATGATGCTGTTCCTCATCGCGGGCTTCAACCTCTCCCTCTTCCTCTTCAACATGCTGCCGCTGCTGCCGCTCGACGGCGGGCACATCGCGGGAGCCCTGTGGGAGTCGCTGAGGCGCAATGTGGCGAAGGTCTTCCGGCGGCCCGACCCGGGCCCCTTCGACGTCGCCAAGCTGATGCCCGTCGCGTACGTCGTCGCCGGGATCTTCATCTGCTTCACCGCGCTGGTGCTGGTGGCGGACGTGGTGAACCCCGTCCGGATCTCCTGACACGTGCGGCTCACCGGCAGCCCACCATTGAGTGGGTTTGCCGACGTGGTGTGCTCCGGGCTTTCGCGGTGACGTAACCTCGAAGTCCGGAGCCCGCCGATCTCGGGACCTTGATCCACACCTTGGGGTTGCACAGCAGATGACTGCAATTTCTCTCGGAATGCCGTCCGTTCCGACGAAGCTCGCCGACCGTAGGGTCAGCCGCAAGATCCAGGTCGGATCGGTGGCGGTAGGCGGGGACGCGCCCATTTCGGTGCAGTCGATGACGACCACCAGGACGTCCGACATCGGCGCGACGCTCCAGCAGATCGCGGAGCTGACAGCGTCCGGCTGCCAGATCGTACGAGTGGCCTGCCCGACCCAGGACGACGCCGACGCGCTGGCGACCATCGCGCGCAAGTCGCAGATCCCGGTGATTGCGGACATCCACTTCCAGCCGAAGTACGTCTTCGCGGCCATCGACGCGGGCTGCGCGGCGGTCCGGGTCAACCCGGGCAACATCAAGCAGTTCGACGACAAGGTCAAGGAGATCGCCAAGGCGGCCTCCGCGAGCGGCACCCCGATCCGCATCGGAGTGAACGCCGGATCGCTCGACGCCCGCCTGCTCCAGAAGTACGGCAAGGCCACCCCGGAGGCGCTCGTCGAGTCCGCCCTGTGGGAAGCCTCCCTCTTCGAGGAGCACGGCTTCGGCGACATCAAGATCTCGGTCAAGCACAACGACCCGGTCGTGATGGTCAACGCCTACCGGCAGCTCGCCGCCCAGAGCGACTACCCGCTGCACCTCGGCGTCACCGAGGCAGGCCCCGCCTTCCAGGGCACCATCAAGTCCGCGGTCGCCTTCGGCGCGCT from Streptomyces spiramyceticus carries:
- the dxr gene encoding 1-deoxy-D-xylulose-5-phosphate reductoisomerase; this translates as MSDSPAPLADPHIAFDASEGRRDIVVLGSTGSIGTQAIDLVLRNPDRFRVTALSAAGGRVGLLAEQARQLNVRTVAVAREDAVPALREALKERYGNSGSTEPLPEILAGPEAATEVAASACHTVLNGITGSIGLAPTLAALEAGRTLALANKESLIVGGPLVKALAKPGQIIPVDSEHAALFQALAGGTRADVRKLVVTASGGPFRGRTKAELANVTREDALAHPTWAMGPVITVNSATLVNKGLEVIEAHLLYDIPFDRIEVVVHPQSYVHSMVEFTDGSTLAQATPPDMRGPIAIGIGWPERVPDAAPAFDWSKASTWEFYPLDNEAFPSVGLARHVGTLAGTAPAVFNAANEECVDAFLAGRLPFTGIVDTVAEVVAEHGTPRAGTSLTVADVLEAETWARARAREIAAQATAEARA
- a CDS encoding M50 family metallopeptidase, translating into MTTILLTVLGIVIFFAGLLISIAWHELGHLSTAKLFGVRVPQYMVGFGPTIWSRHKGETEYGIKAIPLGGYIRMIGMFPPGPDGKIEARSTSPWRGMIEDARSAAYEELQPGDETRLFYTRKPWKRVIVMFAGPFMNLILAVALFIGVMMTVGLNQQTTTVDSVVPCVVAQSENRECKKGDPESPAKAAGLQKGDKIVAFDGKPVEDWATLSDRIRDTIGPAAITVERDGQEKVLQAKLIPNKVAKKDAQGQPIADQYVEAGYLGFGPGTAVVPLSFTDSLDRMGVMIESGVQSLIDLPSKVPDLWNATFNGEERKADSPMGVVGAARVGGEILGLGLPMENTMGMMLFLIAGFNLSLFLFNMLPLLPLDGGHIAGALWESLRRNVAKVFRRPDPGPFDVAKLMPVAYVVAGIFICFTALVLVADVVNPVRIS
- the ispG gene encoding flavodoxin-dependent (E)-4-hydroxy-3-methylbut-2-enyl-diphosphate synthase, whose protein sequence is MTAISLGMPSVPTKLADRRVSRKIQVGSVAVGGDAPISVQSMTTTRTSDIGATLQQIAELTASGCQIVRVACPTQDDADALATIARKSQIPVIADIHFQPKYVFAAIDAGCAAVRVNPGNIKQFDDKVKEIAKAASASGTPIRIGVNAGSLDARLLQKYGKATPEALVESALWEASLFEEHGFGDIKISVKHNDPVVMVNAYRQLAAQSDYPLHLGVTEAGPAFQGTIKSAVAFGALLSEGIGDTIRVSLSAPPVEEVKVGLQILEALNLKQRRLEIVSCPSCGRAQVDVYKLADQVAAGLDGMEVPLRVAVMGCVVNGPGEAREADLGVASGNGKGQIFVKGEVIKTVPESKIVETLIEEALKIAEQMEKDGVASGAPVVTASGEPEVSVS